The DNA window ACCTGGCTCGGCACCCACGCCGCCCTCGGCCACCGCCGCCTCGCCGTCATCGACATCGAGGGCGGCGCCCAGCCCATGCGCGTCGAACGCGACGGCCGCACCCTGCTCGTCACCACCTACAGCGGCGAGGTCTACAACTACCGCGAGCTGCGCGCCGAGCTGGAGAGCCGCGGGCACGCCTTCCGCACCAGCAGCGACACCGAGGTCGTCCTGCACGCCTACCTCGAATGGGGCGAGGACTTCACCGAGCGCCTCAACGGCATGTACGCCTTCGCCCTGTGGGACCCGCGCACCGAGGAACTCCTCCTCGTCCGCGACCGCATGGGCATCAAGCCGCTGTACTACCACCCCACGCCCGACGGCGTCCTCTTCGGCTCCGAGCCCAAGGCCATCCTCGCCCACCCCGCCGTACGCCCCGCCGTCGATGCCGAAGGCCTCGCCGAGCTCATCGCCTTCACCAAGACCCCCGGCCACGCCGCCTACAAGGGCATGTACGAACTGCCCCCCGGACACACCGCCCGCATCCGCCGCGGCGGCCTGACCCTGCGCCGCTACTGGGCCCTGGAGGCCCGCGAGCACACCGACGACCTCAAGACCACCGTCCGTCACGTGCGCGACCTGCTCGACGACATCGTCGGCCGCCAGCTCATCGCCGACGTCCCCCTGTGCACCCTGCTCTCCGGCGGCCTCGACTCCTCCGCCATCACCGCCCTCGCCGCCGCCGGAGCCGGCCCCGTCCGGTCCTTCTCGGTCGACTTCACCGGCCACACCGAGAACTTCCGCCCGGACCCCCTGCGGCCCACCCCCGACGGCCCCTACGCCCACGCCCTCGCCGCCCACGTCGCCTCCCACCACTCCGACATAGTTCTCGACGCCGCCGACCTGATGGCCAAGGCCAACCGCGACGCCGTCATCGCCGCCCGCGACATGCCCATCAGCGGCTTCGGCGACGGCGACGTCTCCCTCTACCTGCTCTTCAAGGCCATCCGCGAACAGTCCACCGTCGCCCTGTCCGGCGAGTCCGCCGACGAGGTCTTCGGCGGCTACTCGTGGTTCCACAACCCCGACCACGTGCACGCCGGCACCTTCCCCTGGGCCGCCGCCGGAGCCGCCGACCGCTTCGCCGGCGAGCACAGCGGAGGCCGCTCCGCCCTCCTCGACCGCGGCCTCCTCGCCAAGCTCGACCTCGCGGGCCACGAGGACACCCGCTACCGCGAAGCCCTCGCCGAAGTGCCCCGCCTGCCCGGCGAGACCGGCCTGGAACGGCGCATGCGGGAGATCAGTTACCTGCACCTGACGCGCTTCGTCCAGCTCCTCCTCGACCGCAAGGACCGCGCCAGCATGGCCGTCGGCCTGGAGGTCCGCGTCCCCTTCTGCGACCACCGCCTCGTCGAGTACGTCTTCAACACCCCCTGGGCCATGAAGACCTTCGACGGCCGCGAGAAGTCCCTCCTGCGCGCCGCCACCCGCGACCTCCTGCCGGACGTCGTCGCCGACCGCGTCAAGAGCCCCTACCCCAGCATCCAGGACCCCCGCTACGCCGCCGCCCTGCGCGCCGAGCTCTCCCGGGTCCTCGCCGACAAGGACGCGCCCGTACGGCCCCTGCTCGACACCGCGGCCGTCGCCGGCTCCCTCGCCGACGACGCCGGCGAGTCCTTCCGCTCCGCCACCGAACTCGTCCTCAACCTGGACGCCTGGCTGCGCATGCACGACACCGCGCTGGAGCTGTAGAAGCGGTAGAGTCCGAGCGTGGCCCTGAAGATCAACGTCGACCCGGACGCGGCCGAGCCGCCCTACGAGCAGATCCGCGCCCGGATCGCCGAACGCGCCCGCTCCGGCGAACTCCCCGTCGGCTACAAGCTCCCGACGGTGCGCGGCCTCGCCGAAGAACTGGGCCTCGCCGCGAACACCGTCGCCAAGGCCTACCGCGCACTGGAGGCCGACGGGGTCATCGAGACGCGGGGGCGCAACGGCACGTTCGTCGCAGCGCCCGGCGACACGGCGGCCCGTGAGGCCGCGGCTGCGGCCGCGGCCTTCGCGCAGCGCGCGCACCGTCTGGGCCTGGACCACGAGGCGGCCCGCGCCGCAGCGGAAGAAGCCCTCCGCGCGGTCTACGGTTAGACCACCCGGGCCGACGACCGGCACGGCACCGCCGGGCCACGCCGTCGTGGCCTGTCGCCGCTGCGGCGGACAGAGAGAGCGTGCGGCTGGCTGGGGCAGGTGCCGACGAAGGCCGGCCCTCCGCCACGGCGCATCGCCGCCACGACAAGGGCCCGCCGAAAACCCCCGCCGCAGCGGCGCTCAGCCACCGCGTGGCGGACCGGCGGTGCCGGAACCACCCCGGCCGGAGGCCATGAGGCGCGTCAAGGCGGGGGCGTCACAGATACAACCCCGCATCCGCCCCGTCGTGCTGCGGCGGCACCGACGCCGGCCCGCTGCCGCGCCGCAGGGCGAAGAGCTCCGCGAGCGTCGCGCCCTCGCGGCCCACTCCCTGGTCCGTGCCCAGCCAGCCCACGGACTCCGCGCGGCTGAGCGGGCCCACCTCGATGCGGGCCAGGCAGCGGCCCGGCCGCACCACGGCGGGGTGCAGGCGCTCCAGGTCCTCGTTGGTGGTGACGCCGACGAGGACGTTGCGGCCCTGCCCGAGCAGCCCGTCCGTGAGGTTCAGCAGCCGCGACAGGGCCTGGCCCGCCGTGTGCTTGGCCTCGCCGCGGATCAGCTCGTCGCAGTCCTCCAGGAGCAGCAGCCGCCAGCGGCCCTTGGAGCCGCCGTCGTCCTCGCCGATGGCGATGTCCATCAGATAGCCGACGTCGTTGAACAGCCGTTCGGGATCCAGCACGCAGTCCACCTGGCACCAGTCCCGCCAGGAGCGCGCGAGCGTGCGCAGGGCGGAGGTCTTCCCGGTGCCGGGCGGGCCGTGCAGGAGGAGCAGCCGGCCCGCGATGTCATCCGGGGTGATCTTCATCAGCCGGTCCATGGCGTCCGCGACGCGCGCGGTGTAGTTGGGCCGGACCTCCTCCCAGGTGCCCGCGGAGATCTGGCGGGTCGTCCGGTGCGGGCCGCGCCGCGGCGAGACGTACCAGAAGCCCATGGTCACGTGTTCGGGCTGCGGCTCGGGCTCGTCCTCCGCGCCCTCCACGGCCTGGCCCAGCACCTTCTTGGCCAGTTCTTCGCTGGTGGCCGTGACGGAGACGTCCGCGCCCCGGTTCCAGCGGGAGATCAGCAGCGTCCAGCCGTCTCCCTCGGCCAGGGTCGCGCTGCGGTCGTCGTCGCGGGCGGAGCGCACCACGTGGGCCGCGGGCGGCAGGAGCGTGGCCCCGGACTTCACGCGGTCCACGGAGCGGCTGTGCGCGTACGGCTGCTCGCCGGTGGCGAACCGGCCCAGGAAGAGGGCGTCGATGACGTCGGACGGCGAGTCGCTGTCGTCCACGTTGAGACGGATGGGCAGCGATTTCTCGGTCGGAGTGAAGTCCGGGTCGGTGGGCAGGGCCTGCCTCCTGGCGCTGGGTCGGCGGTCGGCACACATGCCGCCCATGATCCGGCACGGAGAGCCCTTGCGCACCCAGGTTTTCCCCTGATTCACGACCGGATCCGCAACACCCGTCCACGTTCGCCCGGAAGCCGCCGCACATCGTTTCGGCCGCGGATACGCTTGCCCATGATGGGACGACGGGGTGTGAGTCGGACGTTTTGGCGGGCCGGGTGGCGGCGGGCCGGGCGGTGGCGGTTCGCCGTGCTGCTTGCGGCCGGTGCGGTCGCGCTGGCCCTGCTGGTCGTCCTCTGGGCGACCGGCCGGCAGACGGGAGGGGACGGTTCGCAGGACGGCGCGAACGGTGACAGGGCGGCGCTCGAGCTCGGCTGGGGCTTCACCCACACCCAGTACAGCGCCGACCGCGGCGACGACGCCGCCCGGCGGACCACGGCCGGGCTGCTCACAGGCTCCGGCATGCCGCAGAACCAGCACATCATGGGCTGGGGGGTCGACAACCCCGAGCCCAAGCCCGGCACGTACAACTTCGGCGATCTCGACCGCCGCGTCGCCTACATGCGCAAGACCGGCACGACCCCCGTGCTCACCCTGTGCTGCGCGCCCGACTGGATGAAGGGCGGCGGGGAGCGCACCGACTGGTCGCTGAAGTCCCTGGAGAAGGCGCCCGATCGCGCCCACTACAAGGACTTCGCCAAGCTGGCCGGCGTCATCGCCAAGCGCTATCCGGACGTTCGTCATTTCATCGTGTGGAACGAGTTCAAGGGCTTCTACGACGAGGGCCGCAACCGCTGGAACTACGAGGGCTACACCGAGCTGTACAACCTGGTCTACGCGGAGCTGAAGAAGCAGAACAGGGCCAACCTGGTCGGCGGCCCGTACATCAGCATGGACAGCAATCCGCCCGGCTCCTCCTCCAACGCCTCCTCCCTGCGCGGGCCCTGGGGCTCGGTCGACCAGCGTGCCGTCGACGCCCTCAAGTACTGGAACGCCCACAAGAAGGGCGCCGACTTCCTCGTCGTCGACGGCGCCAGCTACACCCGCGAGGGCAGCAAGCTCTTCCCCGACGAGTTCGCCGCGACGCGCAAGTTCGCCGACGTGACCACGTGGCTGAGCAGGACCGTCGACCTGCCGGTGTGGTGGTCCGAGTGGTACGTGGAGCCCGCCGACGCCAACGACGACCGCAAGTCGTGGACCGAGGCGCACCGCACCGCCGTCCACGCCACGGCCTTGATCCACTTCGCCCGGGCGGGCGTCTCCGCGGCCTTCTACTGGAACCCGGAGGAGACGGGCGAGGACTGCCCCGGCTGTCTGTGGCGCAGCACCGAACTGAAGGGCGGCGGGGGCGGGCTGCCCATGCTGGACCTGCTCTCCCGTTTCGGGAAGGCCTTCCCGCCCGGGGCGGAGCTGCGCACCCCGGAGGTCACGGGGGACAACCGCGACGCCGTGTCCACCCTCGCCTCGGGCAGCACCGTCCTCGTCGTCAACATGCAGGACCGCCGGCTGACCGTCGAGGTAGACGGCAAGAGCCTGGACCTGGAGCCCAACGAGATCCGCTGGACCGGCTGACCCCCACCCGAACGGGCTACGGTGCCCGCTTCACGACATCGTCGCGAAGCGGTGCACCAGCGAGGCCAGCAGGACCAGCAGCAGCGGCAGCGCGAACCAGTACGACCCCTGCAGCCAGCGCAGCTGACGCACCCCCGGCCGGGCCACGACCCGCAGCACCTCCCGCGCCATCAGCAGCACCAGCAGCGCCACCGCCGCCAGACCGCCGACCACCGACACCGGCGTCCACGTCACCCGGGGGCCCGCCGGTCCCGGCCGGGGCTGCGGGGCCTCACCGGCCGGCCTCTCCTTCAGCTCGTACAGCACCGCATCGTCGTTGACGAGCACGCGGCGCAGCTCCGGCCGGCCGTCGAGCGTGTGCCGGATCCGGGCGTCCCAGTCCGCCGCATAGCCTGCGTCGAGTTCGAGATAGACCGACTGGCCGCGGTTGACCATCACATACGCCCGGGGACCGGCCTTGCGGAGCGCGGTGACCAGATCGTCCACGCGGGCAGGATCACGCGGGGCGAGCGTCGCGTCGTAGTGCACCCGCTCCATGTCCTTCGCACCCCACGGCATGGCGGGCGTGACGTTCTTCGAGGGGTCGCTGCTCATCCACAGCAGCCGTACGGTCGGCTCGTCGCGGGCGTACACGAAGTCCATCGCGGCGACCTCGCCGGGCCGCACCCGCTCGAAGGACTCGTTGCCCCAGCGGGCCACCAGGAAGCCGAAGATCAGGACCAGGCCCGCCAGCAGCGCGGCCACCGGCGCGAGGACCGGCCGGCCGGGCCGCTCCGTGGAGTGCGGGAACAGGGCGAGGGCCGCCAGGACGCACGCGCCCGGCAGGGCGAAGAGGAAGACCCGCAGGGCCACCTCGCCGCCGTAGGACTGCATGCCGAAGGCCAGGAAGGGCACCCCGGTCAGCACCAGCAGCGCCACGTCGCCGATCCCCGCCCGGCGGCGGCGCCACCAGCCGATCGCGGCGAAGGACAGCATCCCGCCCGCGAGCAGCACCCGGGCGTAGAGCACCAGCTTGTGGACGGGGCTGCCGCCCTCGATCCGGCCCGAGACCGACGAGGAGACGTTGCCGCCCAGGGAGCCCAGGCCGCCGAACAGCTCGTCGAAATGGCCCGACCAGTAGGGCTCCGCCAGGAAGCCCACCCACACGATCAGCATCACACCGCACAGCAGCGGCAGCCCGCGCAGCGTGGAGCGGCGGGTGACCACCAGGGCGGTCAGCACCCCCAGCATCACGAACGGCGTCAGCTGGTGGCTGGCCACCGACGCCGCGAACAGCGCGATGACCACGGCCAGCAGCGCGCCCTGCGCCCTCCGCCCGGCCGGCTGCGGCTCCGTCTCGCCCGGGAGCAGCGTGCCGCGCAGCTGCCGGGGCCAGCGGAACCACACCAGCAGCACCGCGGCGAACAGCAGGTAGAAGAAGTAGTTGAGCGCTTGGGGCGAGAAGTAGTCCTGCCCCACCCAGCCGCACAGCACGAACAGCCAGGCCGCAGTCCACTTCGCCCGCCACCCCGCGCGCACGGCCCGCAGCAGCAGCGCGAGCGGCGCCAGGCACAGCAGCTGGATCGCCGTCGGCCACCAGCGCAGCACCTCGGTGAGGTCGCTCACGCCCGCCGTCTTCGCGGCGAACGCCATCAGGGCGAAGAAGCCGGGCCAGCTCCAGCGGGCGTCCAGGTCCGGTGCCGCCACGCCCGTGCGGTCGATGAAGTCCAGGAAGCCCAGGTGCTGCCAGGCCGTAGCGAAGCGCGGCTGATCCTCCAGCACCGCCGGCAGGGCGTGCAGGGAGATCACCGTCAGCAGCAGCACGGCCGTGAGCAGCCGGCGCCGCTGCCCGTCCAGCCGCAGCGCGGCCACGAAGGAGACGACCAGCAGCGCCGCGCCCGCCAGCGTCGCCACGGGCAGCACGGAGATCAGGCCGAGCCCGCCCATACGGTCCAGGGTCGCCTCGCCGACGCCCACCAGCGGCAGCCAGTACAGCGTGAGGGCGGCCGCGAGCAGCAGCCAGACCG is part of the Streptomyces roseifaciens genome and encodes:
- the asnB gene encoding asparagine synthase (glutamine-hydrolyzing) → MCGITGWISYDQDLTALTTARGTLDAMTHTMACRGPDAGGTWLGTHAALGHRRLAVIDIEGGAQPMRVERDGRTLLVTTYSGEVYNYRELRAELESRGHAFRTSSDTEVVLHAYLEWGEDFTERLNGMYAFALWDPRTEELLLVRDRMGIKPLYYHPTPDGVLFGSEPKAILAHPAVRPAVDAEGLAELIAFTKTPGHAAYKGMYELPPGHTARIRRGGLTLRRYWALEAREHTDDLKTTVRHVRDLLDDIVGRQLIADVPLCTLLSGGLDSSAITALAAAGAGPVRSFSVDFTGHTENFRPDPLRPTPDGPYAHALAAHVASHHSDIVLDAADLMAKANRDAVIAARDMPISGFGDGDVSLYLLFKAIREQSTVALSGESADEVFGGYSWFHNPDHVHAGTFPWAAAGAADRFAGEHSGGRSALLDRGLLAKLDLAGHEDTRYREALAEVPRLPGETGLERRMREISYLHLTRFVQLLLDRKDRASMAVGLEVRVPFCDHRLVEYVFNTPWAMKTFDGREKSLLRAATRDLLPDVVADRVKSPYPSIQDPRYAAALRAELSRVLADKDAPVRPLLDTAAVAGSLADDAGESFRSATELVLNLDAWLRMHDTALEL
- a CDS encoding GntR family transcriptional regulator; amino-acid sequence: MALKINVDPDAAEPPYEQIRARIAERARSGELPVGYKLPTVRGLAEELGLAANTVAKAYRALEADGVIETRGRNGTFVAAPGDTAAREAAAAAAAFAQRAHRLGLDHEAARAAAEEALRAVYG
- a CDS encoding DUF5925 domain-containing protein → MGGMCADRRPSARRQALPTDPDFTPTEKSLPIRLNVDDSDSPSDVIDALFLGRFATGEQPYAHSRSVDRVKSGATLLPPAAHVVRSARDDDRSATLAEGDGWTLLISRWNRGADVSVTATSEELAKKVLGQAVEGAEDEPEPQPEHVTMGFWYVSPRRGPHRTTRQISAGTWEEVRPNYTARVADAMDRLMKITPDDIAGRLLLLHGPPGTGKTSALRTLARSWRDWCQVDCVLDPERLFNDVGYLMDIAIGEDDGGSKGRWRLLLLEDCDELIRGEAKHTAGQALSRLLNLTDGLLGQGRNVLVGVTTNEDLERLHPAVVRPGRCLARIEVGPLSRAESVGWLGTDQGVGREGATLAELFALRRGSGPASVPPQHDGADAGLYL
- a CDS encoding xylan 1,4-beta-xylosidase, translating into MGRRGVSRTFWRAGWRRAGRWRFAVLLAAGAVALALLVVLWATGRQTGGDGSQDGANGDRAALELGWGFTHTQYSADRGDDAARRTTAGLLTGSGMPQNQHIMGWGVDNPEPKPGTYNFGDLDRRVAYMRKTGTTPVLTLCCAPDWMKGGGERTDWSLKSLEKAPDRAHYKDFAKLAGVIAKRYPDVRHFIVWNEFKGFYDEGRNRWNYEGYTELYNLVYAELKKQNRANLVGGPYISMDSNPPGSSSNASSLRGPWGSVDQRAVDALKYWNAHKKGADFLVVDGASYTREGSKLFPDEFAATRKFADVTTWLSRTVDLPVWWSEWYVEPADANDDRKSWTEAHRTAVHATALIHFARAGVSAAFYWNPEETGEDCPGCLWRSTELKGGGGGLPMLDLLSRFGKAFPPGAELRTPEVTGDNRDAVSTLASGSTVLVVNMQDRRLTVEVDGKSLDLEPNEIRWTG
- a CDS encoding lipopolysaccharide biosynthesis protein is translated as MSDTSTRTEERETEGPAGRRLRLPGRGGGSPLFRNAFALMLNTGISAVLGLGYWLIAARYYTEEAVGQGSAAIAAMKLLAGLTAVTLTGGLARFIPVAGRTTGKLVFRTYAGSSLFVASAACVFLLTLGSWGPSYSFLNGSLNGLGFVAAVIAWSVLTLQDGVLTGLRRALWVPVGNTVFSAVKLALLVALATTLPTSGVFVSWVVSIAVSVVPLGWLVFRRLVPRHVTATEAIARPASYREMGRFLAGDYTGSLFSLAVVYLVPVIIASQVSSEDNAYFYITTTIGGTVNLLAINMGASLTVEGSHDPARLAENCRAALRRMATIMVPVCLLLFLLAPYILRVFGPGYAHAATPLLRWFAVGAALRVVMEVYFAVLRAQSRTAGLAYLQGLLCVLVLGLTLVLLPRMGLTGAGVAEICSLAVIVSISAVKLRRILRLARPEPAAYAPDVAPDGDLADLAARGDRHDAPRTEPRGLRRGARHGITRGLGGEGEQEPGERDSGAYGTRWALRAALDADTMPLGVRLDFDHLERRPDLRHTPEAVVVSHSVSQAASQAASEQPVAAPAREKAAQDKAAQDKTSAPPGPAPWWSGPEATVWLLLAAALTLYWLPLVGVGEATLDRMGGLGLISVLPVATLAGAALLVVSFVAALRLDGQRRRLLTAVLLLTVISLHALPAVLEDQPRFATAWQHLGFLDFIDRTGVAAPDLDARWSWPGFFALMAFAAKTAGVSDLTEVLRWWPTAIQLLCLAPLALLLRAVRAGWRAKWTAAWLFVLCGWVGQDYFSPQALNYFFYLLFAAVLLVWFRWPRQLRGTLLPGETEPQPAGRRAQGALLAVVIALFAASVASHQLTPFVMLGVLTALVVTRRSTLRGLPLLCGVMLIVWVGFLAEPYWSGHFDELFGGLGSLGGNVSSSVSGRIEGGSPVHKLVLYARVLLAGGMLSFAAIGWWRRRRAGIGDVALLVLTGVPFLAFGMQSYGGEVALRVFLFALPGACVLAALALFPHSTERPGRPVLAPVAALLAGLVLIFGFLVARWGNESFERVRPGEVAAMDFVYARDEPTVRLLWMSSDPSKNVTPAMPWGAKDMERVHYDATLAPRDPARVDDLVTALRKAGPRAYVMVNRGQSVYLELDAGYAADWDARIRHTLDGRPELRRVLVNDDAVLYELKERPAGEAPQPRPGPAGPRVTWTPVSVVGGLAAVALLVLLMAREVLRVVARPGVRQLRWLQGSYWFALPLLLVLLASLVHRFATMS